The stretch of DNA AGCCTGTATGTCGAGGTCCAAACGACAAGTATCCTATTGCACAGTATATGTGCAGATGTCTGAAAATCATCATTTATTTTGCCCAGGCAAGTTCAGAATCCTTTAGACTTGAACGTGACACGTTCGGGGAGCTGAAGGTACCAAGTGACAAGTACTATGGAGCTCAAACTGTCAGATCCACCATGAATTTCAAAATCGGAGGTGTGACGGAGAGAATGCCTGTAAGTCATTGAAAATGTCCCTTGATAATACAGTTCATACATTGCTTTTCTGAAAAGGGCACAGGGCTACAATAAattgtgaaattaattatgtactatctatttttttttccagattcCGGTTATCAGAGCATTTGGGATTCTAAAGAGAGCTGCTGCAGAGGTTAACACAGACTATGGTTTGGATCCAAAGATTGCTGAGGCAATTGTCAAAGCTGCTGATGAGGTACTGAAAGATAAGTTATAAGTATTATTTGAGAGTTACAGACATAGAACAGACAGCAAGAGGGCCAAAAGGCAGAATTAGCTAAATTTGACACACAGGGTCTGTACAAAACGGAAGGCAGCTGTCTGCTGCCTCGCTGTCTTCAGCTCTCTACCGAGTCACTTGCCGTAACAGGCATCAAGGTACCGGCTACGAACTTGGTTTCGGACAGCCTAGcaagatagcaacacagaacgccGTTGTCAGGATACCagaagggtcattccacgtcaattcaaccagggcccacgcacttaggtctcaaaaaattctgaaaaaattaccaggtgtacctatgttacccaggagacacactgtaaaattactcttatgtaagatcaatactttccaagatacagccagtttcacagggggaggggggtgtcgattttgttcggcctcttttttttgtcaaagttcacaagcccacagcgcaagaactaaaccatgtaggaggctcaaattttgcatgcttgtacataaataggaatagtatgtagcaaaatcgtcacgtttggtctggataatcctgcatggtcatagctgtccctcaaagttgatacaaattttattggagtttttggctgggctctgtttaagccttaagaagacatatttgcactcaacataggctcttgatttattttccttactgagataagtagaaacactctcacaaaaaacaatgaacagaaaataaatccacaaaatgcaccattgacatcaatatgttttgtacagagctaccacaggttactctatacaaccacaggtggcagtgtaaatatatatataaaacatattgatgtcaatggggcattttgcccatgttcagggtggaaaataaaaaagaaagatttgtataagacaagtcaaattggtgttttcaaaaagaaggggtcatggagaataaagaaaaacatatttaaaaaatctttgtatattcccacaaggtgtttgggtgctctgaaaatgataaccaaaatgatttttcagacttgtgaggtctgctgttcagaccctgaagggatttattttctgtttattgctttttgtgagagtgtttctacttatctcagtaaggaaaataaatcaagagcctatgttgagtacaaatatgtcttctgaaggcttaaactgagcccagccaaaaactccaataaaatttgtatcaactttgagggacagctatgaccatgcaggattatccagaccaaacgtgacgattttgctacatactattcctatttatgtaccagcatgcaaaatttgagcctcctacatggtttagttcttgcgctgtgggcttgtgaactttgacaaaaaaaagaggccgaacaaaatcgacacccccctccccctgtaaaactggctgtatcttggaaagtattgatcttacataagagtaattttacagtgtgtctcctgggtaacataggtacacctggtaattttttcagaattttttgagacctaagtgcgtgggccctggttgaactgacgtggaatgacccagaaAGAAGAATAACGCAACGTTCGATTGCTCACAATAAAATAGAATTTTGGACGTTGAAGGCAGCATGAAGGATATATCTAGAAAGAAGAATAACGCAACGTTCGATTGCTCACAATAAAATAGAATTTTGGATGTTGAAGGCAGCATGAAGGATATACCCAGAAATAAGAATAACGCAACGTTCGATTGCTCACAATAAAATAGAATTTTGGACGTTGAAGGCAGCATGAAGGATATATCTATGCTGCCTTTAAAATTGGGCAAAACGAAGGTGTCTTATAAGGCAGCCTTTTTTTATTCGGACATGCCATGATGCCTCGCTCCCCTGTTTTTCCCGTTTAGTACAGGCCCAAAGTGTAGTCACGTAGTCTTGACTAAATAATGGGGAAGGGGAGTAACGCTGTTGTTCACTTGCTGAATACTGTACATGGTGTTTTCCCTCAATATATGACTTTGTGCTGTTTAGGTAACTGCTGGAAAACTGGATGACCACTTTCCTCTAGTGGTGTGGCAGACAGGATCAGGCACTCAGACTAACATGAACGTCAATGAGGTGATTAGCAACAGAGCCATTGAGATCCTTGGAGGAAAGCTGGGCAGTAAGGATCCTGTCCACCCCAATGATCATGTCAATAAAAGTCAGGTATGTTTTCCACTGATAAGTACTGTGTCTAAGTTAATCACAAAGACTTAAAGCCAAGTGTTCAAAGGAAGGTGAAATATTTAGTAGAGAATGTTTTTATGATTTCCAGAGCTCTAATGATACGTTTCCCACGGCCATGCACATTGCTGCAGCCAGAGAGGTCCATGAGGTTGTCCTTCCTGGGCTTCAAACTCTTCATGACGCCTTGGCTGCCAAAGCTTTAGAGTTCAAAGATATAATAAAGATtggacgcactcacacacaggatgCCGTTCCTCTCTCCCTTGGACAGGTACAGAATCTCATACGCCCATGTCTGCTTTTTGTCTTGACACAGTTGCATAAAAcagtttattgtttatttaacGGTGTATTTCAACAGGGTTCCCATGGGAATTTCTGAAATATCATCTATTTGAATTTTAAAAAGTCTATGCCAGATATGGAAAGCAGGGGATTCAATCATATTTTgacaaagtcatggaatatcagggaattttgtttgtgtaattttcaacatttaaTTGCCATTTATCAATGGTTAATTACATGCTTCTAGTAATACTGTCACTGCATTTCTGGTCAGCATTTAGGTAAACTGGTTTTCCATACATTATAGATCATGGAAATGCAGCTTTTTAGTCAGTGTAAGTTAGGGAAATCTGTGAATTTCACATTTGAATAAGAGTGGGAACCCTATTTGAAGACTGTGCACAACCACCCtgaattgttttatttatttatttattatgtgttGGGAGGGTGTTTTAGGGGTTACACAGACAGAGCACTTTGAAAAAGGAGAAGATTACACTCCTTTTGGCAAATATTAATGAGAGGGGCAGTTGTTGCcgactggttagggcttcaggcttggaGCCGAAGGGGTGCTGGTTcaatccccgaccagtgggaacggctgaagtgcccttgagcaaggcacctaacccctcactgctccctgagcgccactatagcaaggcagctcactgctccgggtttgtgtgtgctctgtgttcactgtgtgctctgtgtgtttcactaattcacggatgggataaatgcagagaccaaattccgtgtatacgcaagtatacttggcctacaaACCTGATTTTACATTTAATGATTAATCAAACTCAAACAAAAATTATTCAGGTCATGCAGTCATGTTATAATATTATATTGTGTTAAAGATACTGTGTTgttagaaaatgtttttttttagattattgtcattgtgcagagtacaaagacaacgaaatgcagatGCAAATGTAGTTAGTAGTTCGAACAAAGTAGGATCTAGCGTAATTGGAGGCAATTGGAAAGAGAATGTCTTCAATGAGTGTAACTATTTTGTGGAGCTACTTTTTGACTGTCAGCAATGTGACTtcattcatttaatttaagACAGTATTTCACTAATCCAAACCATGCAAACTAAGGTTACATACTGTACGTGTAGGGCTGAACGATTTTGGAAAATAATCTAATTGCGATTTCTTCCCCCAGTATTGAGAAAGCAATAATATGTGATTATTTTTAAGCTCTTTCACTTCTGTATTATTCAACAAAGACAAGCACTAAATTATTCTATAGTATGACCAACACAATATTAGATCAattaaacataaactgttccttCCTGGAGTCCAGGCCTATGTTATGATGACATTACAGTAGGTGATAGTTGATatgaataaaatattttatatttaactACTTCAATCACATTAGTAGGGCTATATATTGTTGAACTTCTAGCCTTGTAAATATGTAATAATTCTTAAATGTTTctattttgttttgtatttcatGTAGATATGATCTTCTTTCGTTAGTTACATGCATTGGCACTGACACGGCTTCTCCTTGGCccgctctctctcatacacgcacgcacacacagacctggTCCTTTCCTACTTGCACGTGAATCGTAACAAACTAGATTATTGCAGTGCAAAATGCAGACGAATGACAGTTCAGCTTGGTGTTCACTAAAGGTTAGCATCATCAACACTGCAATGCAAATTATGTtcaatacgcatgcatgcaaatgAACTAGTTTGTTCTTATCACAAAAAAGTCAATCACAGAGACAAACAGGCAAAGTTATCAGCAGTTAGCAGCATGCATGTAGCCTAAGAACCTTAGCTTGTAAGCTAATGTTAGAACAGCTGGGTTTTTGATGGTTAGCTGTGTCAACTACTCGCGGATAACATTAGGCATTAATTAATTAactgtgacatgaaatgtttgcgGCACCAACATATCACAAATGCCCCCTCTTTCACTGTACTCTAGTAAACAAAGTTACCAGCATAGGTGAATGGCTACTGTGTAGCCTAAACAGTTGTGAAGTTTTAATAGTTTTAATAGTCAGCTGGAGTAGGTATAGAGAAattatgcagtattggcaatttcttcGTTGTTTTcttggtttttgcttctttttgctGTGTCACTcattatacttcctgacacgggccgtcggcccgccggcccaaagttgcaagggtgttttttccgctcacagacaCTAGGGGGGCGTGAGACGGctaccattcaacccgaaaaaagtcatataaccattccaatgactcagAAGctgttaaggtaaattaagctaaaaaaacctgcatagttcacctaaagttaccagcgagagttgcagctCAGAGGAAGGAGACAAGAGAAAGAACTAGAGCCAGGTGACGTGACCTATTGCACAGTGTAATCGCAGCTTTCGCAGATAGAAAATGGTGTTTCTTCATATCGCGATATTATCACAAATGCAATTAATCGTTTAGCTCTACATAGGTGTGTGCAAATAATTATAGCATCAATCAAGCACTCATTAAAAGACAAAGGAATTTATTTAATAAGTAAAGTAAGTCAAGTAAAACTATGTACGAATTCCCCCTTTCCTCAATTTTCAATGTACTGTATAGTATACTCATTTACAGCTAAGTTGGTACCCAATTTGTCTAAAACCAATGAAAAGGGTAATGCGTCTTTCCATGTCAACAGTGCATAGTGCAATACCAGGTGTACTGTATTAACTATCTCTTCAAGATGGCTtatggactgactgactgacttttacttttactcttatttttttaattatttttcatttaatGAGATGACTATAATTTTAACAACCTTTTTGTTTGTGAAGTGACCTTGGGTGTCATGAAAGGtgctttaaataaaatgtattattattactggGCATGCATCTGCAATATCAGAGACTCCGCATTACAAGTCAGTGTAGTGTCAAAATGAGCATGAATGAATtgattttaatttaattgattCATTTGATTTCCTAGGAGTCTCACCAGACCACTGGTACTGATAACAAATGTGCTTCTCTGTCATACAGGAGTTTGGTGGTTATGTCCAACAAGTGAAGTACAGCATAGAGCGGGTCAAGGCAGCCATGCCTAGAGTGTATGAGTTGGCAGCTGGAGGAACAGCAGTGGGCACTGGCCTAAACACACGAATTGGTTTTGCTGAGAAGGTTGCCGAAAAAGTCTCTGCCCTCACAGGTAAGCATTAGTGAGAAGGGAGCATTGCAGATGCTCTAATGTATTAATGAAAGTCAAGTAATTTGATGTACCTGTGACTACAGTTTCAAATATTATGAAGAGGTTTAAGGTCTGTGGGATAGTTAACCTCCTTGGATGTGGTTGCAAGAGGAAAATGGACCCTAGACTGCACAGAAGAATAGTGTGAATGTGAAAGAAAAGGTTTCTGCACAACTGGATTCTGTGAGAGCATAAAGAAATCTCACAATCAAGACAATCAAGGCATCCTGAAGGAAAACAACTGTATAGTGTAAAAAGGCTCTGTCTCAGGTGCAGACCATGGGTCTTCCATCAGGATAATGACACAGAACACACCGCTAAAAACACCCAAGAATACAGAAATTGTGTGTTGACAGTGATTCCTTTTAATGGCTGTGCAACACAATAAGGATACTATCATTTTTGCCCATgtcattttcatttgttttattatttaaaatggGGGATGATCTTGTATTTCCTGTATTTATTTAGCATAGAATAAAAGACTAATGGCAACTACTGTCAGTTTCAAGTTATTTCAAGTTATAGAAACCATTTATAAGGGAGCATTCAGTGTGAATTAGATGGTGAATACAAAATTGTATTACAAAGCTAATGACCTAGATACAGTAAAACATGTATGTAAAAATATCAGAATGTAAATAGCAAATCAAGATACATGTGAACTAACTGAAGGTTTTGGTTCATTTCTGAATGGTCAGGTCTGCCATTTGTGACTGCGCCAAACAAATTTGAAGCACTGGCTGCCCATGATGCCCTGGTAGAACTAAGCGGAGCCCTAAACACCGTTGCTGTCAGTATGATGAAGATTGCCAATGACATCCGCTTCCTGGGATCAGGTCCACGTTCTGGCCTGGGCGAACTTGTCCTGCCAGAGAATGAGCCAGGCAGTAGCATCATGCCTGGTAAGTCAATGATGCCTAAAATATGTCTAAAATAGAGATGCTGTCTAAAATA from Alosa sapidissima isolate fAloSap1 chromosome 24, fAloSap1.pri, whole genome shotgun sequence encodes:
- the fh gene encoding fumarate hydratase, mitochondrial; translation: MYRSVRNLQRFNNLLRLQSGVGVIHGAPVVGVIHIYSRMASSESFRLERDTFGELKVPSDKYYGAQTVRSTMNFKIGGVTERMPIPVIRAFGILKRAAAEVNTDYGLDPKIAEAIVKAADEVTAGKLDDHFPLVVWQTGSGTQTNMNVNEVISNRAIEILGGKLGSKDPVHPNDHVNKSQSSNDTFPTAMHIAAAREVHEVVLPGLQTLHDALAAKALEFKDIIKIGRTHTQDAVPLSLGQEFGGYVQQVKYSIERVKAAMPRVYELAAGGTAVGTGLNTRIGFAEKVAEKVSALTGLPFVTAPNKFEALAAHDALVELSGALNTVAVSMMKIANDIRFLGSGPRSGLGELVLPENEPGSSIMPGKVNPTQCEAMTMVAAQIMGNHVAVTIGGSNGHFELNVFKPMIIKNVLNSARLLGDASVSFTNNCVVGIAPNTERINKLMNESLMLVTALNPHIGYDKAAKIAKTAHKEGSTLKATAIKLGYLTEEEFDKWVRPQEMLGPK